From the Leptotrichia sp. oral taxon 221 genome, one window contains:
- a CDS encoding DUF333 domain-containing protein, translating into MKKLKVLVSIAMIASCMTGMAATKRTTTKKVTAKKSVIGMANPASEFCVKNGGESTIVKSKNGEFGVCKLKDGTTVEEWEYYRENNKKETKEPEKMIGTPNPASVFCEKHGGKSINVKDKDGNETGKCQFKDGTKVDEWHYYRENN; encoded by the coding sequence ATGAAAAAATTAAAAGTGTTGGTAAGCATAGCAATGATAGCGTCTTGTATGACAGGAATGGCTGCAACAAAAAGAACTACAACAAAAAAAGTTACAGCAAAAAAATCTGTTATAGGAATGGCAAATCCAGCATCAGAATTTTGTGTTAAAAATGGTGGAGAATCTACTATTGTAAAAAGTAAAAACGGAGAATTCGGTGTTTGTAAATTAAAAGATGGAACAACAGTAGAAGAATGGGAATATTACAGAGAAAATAATAAAAAAGAAACTAAAGAACCCGAAAAAATGATTGGAACACCCAATCCAGCATCAGTTTTTTGTGAAAAACATGGTGGAAAATCAATCAATGTAAAAGATAAAGATGGAAACGAAACAGGAAAATGCCAATTTAAAGATGGAACAAAAGTTGATGAATGGCATTATTACAGAGAAAATAATTAG
- a CDS encoding HPr family phosphocarrier protein, translated as MKILEVEIKNEQGVHARPATLIARLAKKYKSTLKIKRKDEEVDAKNVFGIMTLGAEQGEKLTLIADGEDENELLENLKKLIEVDKFFEE; from the coding sequence ATGAAAATATTAGAAGTGGAAATCAAAAATGAGCAAGGTGTTCATGCGAGACCTGCAACATTAATTGCACGTTTAGCAAAAAAATATAAATCAACGTTGAAAATCAAAAGAAAAGATGAAGAAGTTGATGCCAAAAATGTTTTTGGAATAATGACTTTAGGAGCTGAGCAAGGTGAAAAACTTACGTTAATTGCCGATGGCGAGGATGAAAATGAATTATTGGAAAATTTGAAAAAATTGATAGAAGTTGATAAATTTTTTGAAGAATAA
- a CDS encoding YigZ family protein, with protein MNTVAKETIIEFEEKKSKFIGYIKPVSSVREAEKFINGIKEMHPNATHNVPLYRVIENGQEYFKYNDDGEPTNTAGKPMAEILNILNVYNVALVATRYFGGIKLGAGGLIRNYAKTAKLAVNEAEIIKYVEKSTFIIDYDYEYTSEIEAFLNANQNVYNIEILEKNYADRVTMKISANAEIEEKLNEMPKLIVIKF; from the coding sequence TTGAATACAGTAGCAAAAGAAACAATAATTGAATTTGAGGAAAAAAAATCGAAATTTATAGGTTACATAAAACCAGTTTCAAGCGTAAGGGAAGCAGAAAAATTTATAAACGGAATAAAAGAAATGCACCCAAATGCCACGCATAATGTGCCACTTTATCGAGTAATTGAAAATGGACAAGAATATTTCAAGTATAATGATGACGGAGAGCCGACAAACACAGCAGGGAAGCCAATGGCAGAAATATTAAATATTTTAAATGTATATAATGTCGCCTTAGTTGCAACAAGATATTTTGGTGGTATAAAGCTAGGTGCTGGAGGTTTAATAAGAAATTATGCGAAAACAGCAAAATTAGCAGTAAATGAAGCAGAAATTATAAAATATGTAGAAAAATCAACATTCATAATTGATTATGATTACGAATATACTTCGGAAATTGAAGCATTTTTAAATGCAAATCAAAATGTGTACAATATTGAAATTTTAGAAAAAAATTATGCAGATAGAGTTACTATGAAAATTAGTGCAAATGCGGAAATTGAAGAGAAATTAAATGAAATGCCAAAGTTGATAGTGATAAAATTTTAA
- a CDS encoding S1 RNA-binding domain-containing protein: MEDFNFEQMLDDFLPEEKKSGDIVEGIITRKEMEYSYLDLGSKKEGRIISSEIKDFNVGDTVEVKVLREDEENIIVSKFVLDKEREFASYEVNEIVTGKVDKKIKGGYNVKVGKNNAFLPFSLSSFDKNVDYTGKEFKFIIKEKTKKSITVSRTDLVKEEEQKYFDSINEGDVVTGKVKEVLDFGVILDLGVTTGFVHISEVSWDQVNDLVERFGIGEEVSAKIIEKDSEKHKLKLSIKQLSQDPWEIFLSSHKVGDVVTAEVKEILDFGLIVSVDGNNGFVHVSELAWHNGAKALKNYNVNDKIEAKIIQIEEDRKNVKLSVKQLEENPWEKVKEKYQIGEVLERPITEVFDFGILVSLEKDIEGLLHISDISYRKVTNLTSKYNVGDIIKFKIIDFNDEKNRVSLSSKALLDDKWEKIEDNYDFNSTLSGKIRNIQEYGIFVELEEGIEVFIHKNEFSWDRKEEKVYKKGDTVEFKVISFDKAEKKLAGSIKQLTTSPWKEVTALYKKGNKLTVKIVEIQENFVLVKLTDRFNGIIPKKELTKEFLKDISEKFSVGDEVEAIIIEENERKKSIVLSVRKVAEMEEKEEMEELLKIYGVGESN, translated from the coding sequence ATGGAAGATTTTAATTTTGAGCAAATGTTAGATGACTTCTTACCAGAAGAAAAAAAATCAGGAGATATCGTTGAAGGTATAATTACTAGAAAAGAGATGGAATATTCATACTTAGATTTAGGTTCAAAAAAAGAAGGAAGAATTATAAGTAGTGAAATAAAAGACTTTAATGTTGGAGATACTGTAGAAGTTAAGGTTTTGAGAGAAGATGAAGAGAATATAATTGTCTCTAAATTTGTGCTTGATAAAGAGAGAGAATTTGCGTCGTATGAAGTAAATGAAATTGTGACAGGAAAAGTGGATAAAAAAATTAAAGGTGGATACAATGTAAAAGTTGGGAAAAACAATGCTTTTTTACCATTTTCATTGTCAAGTTTTGATAAAAATGTAGATTATACAGGAAAAGAATTCAAATTTATAATAAAAGAAAAAACGAAAAAGAGTATTACTGTTTCAAGAACAGATTTAGTAAAAGAAGAAGAACAAAAATATTTTGATTCAATAAATGAAGGCGATGTAGTAACTGGAAAAGTTAAAGAAGTTCTTGATTTTGGAGTAATCTTAGATTTAGGAGTAACAACTGGATTTGTGCATATTTCAGAAGTTTCATGGGATCAAGTTAATGATTTAGTTGAAAGATTTGGAATTGGTGAAGAAGTTAGTGCGAAAATTATTGAAAAAGATAGTGAAAAACATAAATTGAAATTAAGTATTAAACAATTATCGCAAGATCCATGGGAAATTTTCTTGAGTTCTCATAAAGTAGGCGATGTAGTAACTGCAGAAGTTAAAGAAATTCTTGATTTTGGATTGATTGTGTCTGTTGATGGAAATAATGGATTTGTACATGTTTCTGAATTGGCTTGGCATAATGGTGCAAAAGCGTTGAAAAACTATAATGTAAATGATAAAATTGAAGCTAAAATTATTCAAATTGAAGAAGATAGAAAAAATGTTAAATTAAGTGTAAAACAATTGGAAGAAAATCCTTGGGAGAAAGTGAAAGAAAAATACCAAATTGGTGAAGTATTGGAAAGACCGATTACAGAAGTGTTTGATTTTGGAATATTAGTTTCACTTGAAAAAGATATTGAAGGATTGTTACACATTTCGGATATTTCTTACAGAAAAGTAACAAATTTAACATCAAAATACAATGTTGGAGATATTATTAAATTTAAAATAATCGACTTTAATGATGAAAAAAATAGAGTTTCATTGAGTTCAAAAGCATTATTAGACGATAAATGGGAAAAAATAGAAGATAATTATGATTTTAATTCTACTCTTTCAGGAAAAATAAGAAATATTCAAGAATATGGAATTTTTGTGGAATTGGAAGAAGGAATTGAAGTATTTATTCACAAAAACGAGTTTTCTTGGGATAGAAAAGAAGAAAAAGTTTATAAAAAAGGTGATACAGTAGAATTCAAAGTGATTTCATTTGATAAAGCTGAGAAAAAATTAGCTGGAAGTATCAAGCAGTTAACAACTTCTCCTTGGAAAGAAGTTACAGCTTTATACAAAAAAGGGAATAAATTAACTGTGAAAATAGTTGAAATCCAAGAAAATTTTGTTTTAGTTAAATTGACTGACAGATTTAATGGAATTATTCCTAAAAAAGAATTAACAAAAGAATTCTTAAAAGATATTTCTGAAAAATTCTCTGTGGGAGATGAAGTTGAAGCGATTATTATTGAAGAAAATGAGAGAAAAAAATCAATTGTTTTATCAGTAAGAAAAGTTGCTGAAATGGAAGAAAAAGAAGAAATGGAAGAATTGTTGAAAATTTATGGCGTTGGAGAATCTAATTAA
- a CDS encoding HMA2 domain-containing protein codes for MLENFFRTTYLMFNQIKVVHSIPGRLRLFVPNLSKVPEELKKYDNEVKKLILSKKGIKSVEYSYITNKILLYYDPNLISEKEILEWMNKVWKTVVNHPELYENKSLKEIEDNLEIFYDLIKRL; via the coding sequence ATGTTAGAAAATTTTTTTAGAACAACATATCTGATGTTTAATCAGATAAAGGTAGTGCACAGTATTCCTGGAAGACTTAGGCTATTTGTTCCAAATTTATCAAAAGTTCCAGAGGAATTAAAAAAATATGATAATGAAGTAAAAAAACTTATTTTATCAAAAAAAGGGATAAAAAGTGTTGAATATTCGTATATAACGAATAAAATTTTGCTTTATTATGATCCAAATTTGATTTCAGAAAAGGAAATACTTGAATGGATGAACAAAGTTTGGAAAACGGTTGTCAATCATCCTGAATTGTATGAAAATAAATCTTTGAAAGAAATAGAAGATAATCTGGAAATTTTTTATGATTTGATAAAAAGACTTTAA
- a CDS encoding heavy metal translocating P-type ATPase, which produces MAGRNYLLNCEILHEIRGRIRIRSRALKYLGVHKEEITKRLMQVHYIKSVEISTITGSVLIYFDNFSLTGENFVSLLQNTLNGYLVDIYKNEKKQASNKYVIERRLQEESPKEIMKNIGAAVLLLLLPGPKTKLTGIRRLFNYKTISTISLALPVLKNGILSLIQNKRPNADTLSSTAIVSSIALGSERTALTIMILERIAELLTAYTMKKTRGVIKDMLSVGESYVWKASEDEDQVAKKVPIEEIKKGDLILVQTGEKISVDGTIEKGSAVIDQSAITGEYMPVKKETGQEVFAGTLLKSGNITVRAEKVGDDRTASRIIKLVEDASFNKADIQSYADAFSAQLIPLNFLLAGIVYASTRNLQKALSMLVIDYSCGIRLSTATAFSASINTAAKNGILIKGSNYLEELSKADTVIFDKTGTITEGKPKVQTVKTFAKNMKDNRMIALAAAAEETSTHPLASAILNEVRNRGLKIPRHKEDVIRVARGIETYVNKDIIRVGSRRYMEENNISVEMSVDVVKGMQNNGEIVIYVAKNENLIGVIGVSDPPRENIKKAMNRLRNQGIDDIVLLTGDLRQQAETIANSMSMDRYESELLPEDKAKDILKFRSIGSKVIMIGDGINDAPALSYANVGIALGSTRTDVAMEAADVTITSDDPLLIPAVIGLAKNTVKIIKQNFVMAIGINSFALVLGATGLLPAIYSSVLHNSITILVVGNSLRLLKYDVNK; this is translated from the coding sequence ATGGCTGGTAGAAATTATTTGCTAAATTGTGAGATTTTGCATGAAATTCGTGGGAGAATCAGAATTCGTTCAAGAGCGTTAAAATATCTTGGCGTTCACAAAGAAGAAATAACAAAGCGTTTAATGCAAGTTCATTATATAAAAAGTGTTGAAATTTCAACTATTACAGGTTCTGTACTTATTTATTTTGATAACTTTTCGCTAACTGGAGAAAATTTTGTATCTTTGCTTCAAAATACATTGAATGGGTATTTGGTGGATATTTACAAAAATGAGAAAAAACAAGCATCGAATAAATATGTGATAGAAAGACGATTACAGGAAGAATCACCAAAAGAAATTATGAAAAATATTGGAGCGGCAGTATTATTGCTTTTGCTTCCAGGTCCAAAAACAAAATTGACTGGAATTAGAAGATTATTTAATTACAAAACTATTTCAACAATTTCTTTGGCATTGCCTGTTTTAAAAAATGGAATTTTATCATTGATTCAGAATAAGCGCCCGAATGCGGATACATTGAGTTCTACGGCGATTGTAAGTAGTATCGCTTTGGGAAGTGAGCGAACAGCTTTGACAATTATGATTTTAGAAAGAATTGCAGAACTTTTGACAGCTTATACTATGAAAAAAACTCGTGGTGTAATTAAAGACATGCTAAGTGTTGGAGAAAGCTATGTTTGGAAAGCATCTGAAGATGAAGACCAAGTGGCGAAAAAAGTTCCAATTGAAGAAATTAAAAAAGGTGATTTGATACTTGTTCAAACTGGAGAAAAAATAAGTGTTGATGGAACAATTGAAAAGGGAAGTGCGGTAATTGACCAATCGGCGATTACTGGAGAATATATGCCTGTTAAAAAGGAAACAGGACAGGAAGTTTTTGCTGGAACACTTTTGAAAAGTGGAAATATTACTGTAAGAGCTGAAAAAGTTGGAGATGATAGAACGGCTTCAAGAATTATAAAATTGGTGGAAGATGCTTCATTTAACAAAGCGGACATTCAATCTTACGCCGATGCATTTTCTGCACAGTTGATACCGTTAAATTTCCTTCTTGCTGGAATAGTTTATGCTTCAACTAGAAATTTACAAAAGGCGTTGAGTATGCTTGTAATTGACTATTCATGCGGAATAAGATTGTCGACAGCGACAGCATTTTCTGCTTCAATTAATACAGCTGCTAAAAATGGAATTTTGATTAAGGGAAGCAATTATTTGGAAGAACTTTCAAAGGCTGATACTGTAATATTTGATAAAACTGGAACAATTACAGAAGGAAAACCTAAAGTTCAAACAGTAAAAACTTTTGCTAAAAATATGAAAGATAATAGAATGATTGCATTAGCTGCGGCTGCTGAAGAAACTTCTACACACCCTTTGGCGAGTGCAATTTTAAACGAAGTAAGAAATAGAGGATTAAAAATACCACGACATAAAGAAGATGTAATTAGAGTGGCGAGAGGAATTGAAACTTATGTAAATAAGGATATTATTCGTGTGGGAAGCAGAAGATACATGGAAGAAAATAATATTTCGGTAGAGATGTCAGTTGACGTGGTAAAAGGAATGCAAAATAATGGAGAAATCGTTATTTATGTGGCTAAAAATGAGAATTTAATCGGTGTAATCGGAGTTTCTGATCCACCAAGAGAAAATATCAAAAAAGCTATGAACCGTTTGAGAAATCAAGGAATAGACGATATTGTGCTACTTACAGGAGACTTGAGACAACAGGCTGAAACCATTGCAAATAGTATGTCAATGGATAGATATGAATCTGAATTGTTACCAGAAGATAAGGCAAAAGATATCTTGAAATTCCGTTCAATCGGATCAAAAGTTATTATGATTGGAGATGGAATAAACGATGCTCCAGCTCTTTCTTACGCAAATGTAGGAATAGCACTCGGAAGTACTAGAACAGATGTTGCAATGGAAGCTGCCGATGTTACAATAACTTCTGACGATCCGTTGTTAATACCAGCTGTAATCGGTTTAGCTAAAAATACTGTAAAAATTATAAAACAAAATTTTGTGATGGCGATTGGAATAAACAGTTTTGCACTTGTATTAGGTGCGACAGGATTGCTACCAGCAATATATAGTTCAGTTTTACATAATTCAATAACAATTTTAGTAGTTGGAAATTCATTAAGACTTCTAAAATATGATGTCAATAAATAG
- a CDS encoding site-2 protease family protein — MKKIRNYYEKFKILNPEYTKLKLCFLLLVIVSLLYMCVFNMGISCDIVIAIIIFILSVTFHEVAHGYVAYKFGDSTAKDAGRITLNPIKHLDFAGMMLPILILLSGSKFLIGWLKPVPVDFSELKPHRLGLFCVAIAGVVMNFILAIIALIILKISVEFLTPNNMIITIATYTLVINLSLAIFNLIPVTPLDGGRILYSISGEKIKNFYNKIENYGIVIVFCFVYSGIFANVFSKILTFCLKLMNVNIELELM, encoded by the coding sequence ATGAAAAAAATAAGAAATTATTATGAAAAATTTAAAATATTGAATCCTGAGTACACGAAATTGAAATTGTGTTTTCTTTTATTAGTAATCGTGTCACTTTTGTATATGTGTGTATTTAATATGGGGATTTCGTGTGACATTGTAATTGCAATAATTATTTTCATTTTGTCAGTTACATTTCATGAGGTGGCTCATGGTTATGTGGCTTATAAATTTGGAGATAGTACAGCGAAGGATGCTGGTAGAATAACGCTGAATCCGATTAAACATTTAGATTTTGCAGGAATGATGTTACCGATTTTAATATTGCTAAGTGGTTCGAAATTTTTGATTGGATGGTTGAAGCCTGTTCCAGTTGATTTTTCAGAATTGAAACCGCATAGATTGGGATTATTTTGTGTGGCGATTGCTGGAGTTGTTATGAATTTTATTTTAGCAATAATAGCTTTAATCATTTTAAAAATAAGTGTTGAATTTTTGACACCAAATAATATGATAATAACGATAGCAACATATACTTTAGTAATAAATTTATCATTAGCAATTTTTAATTTAATACCTGTGACACCGCTAGATGGTGGGAGAATATTGTATTCAATATCAGGAGAAAAAATAAAAAATTTCTATAATAAAATAGAAAATTATGGAATAGTAATCGTATTCTGTTTTGTTTATTCGGGAATTTTTGCAAACGTATTTTCAAAAATTTTAACATTTTGTTTAAAATTGATGAATGTAAATATAGAGTTAGAATTGATGTAA
- a CDS encoding zinc transporter 7-A codes for MEKLVRRGGGGHSHGGGHGHFHGSGGSHHYGGHYGGEHSSGEHSRGHSDGEGDGKSKKSGDDEQENSSSFWRSRGSHSSSSGRINCESIIDAKERENCINRSQNIGLFDIFIIFAGVILFIGSGFYKIIKKLS; via the coding sequence ATGGAAAAATTAGTAAGAAGAGGTGGTGGCGGACATTCTCATGGTGGTGGACATGGTCATTTTCATGGAAGTGGTGGAAGTCATCATTATGGTGGTCACTATGGTGGAGAACATAGTAGCGGAGAGCATTCGAGAGGACATTCAGATGGAGAAGGAGATGGAAAATCTAAAAAATCTGGTGATGATGAGCAAGAAAATTCGTCATCTTTTTGGAGAAGTCGTGGTTCTCATTCAAGCAGTTCAGGGAGAATAAACTGTGAAAGTATTATTGATGCAAAAGAAAGAGAAAATTGTATTAATAGGAGTCAAAATATTGGTCTTTTTGATATATTTATCATTTTTGCAGGTGTAATACTTTTTATTGGTTCAGGATTTTATAAAATAATAAAAAAATTATCTTAA
- a CDS encoding ABC-F family ATP-binding cassette domain-containing protein: protein MSLVQFNRVYKQFAGEYILKDINFTIEEKDKIGLVGVNGAGKSTIIRMLLDRERIDGAEDNLNEVGNIVKSASMKIGYLSQNHEFSDEKNTIYEEMMSVFAEEREIWHELQKVNLLLGTAENDELEKLINKSAELSSLYEAKGGYDIEYKIKQILTGLELTEEYYNLVLKDLSGGEQTRVSLAKLLLSEPDLLILDEPTNHLDLVSIEWLEDYLKRYAKAFLLVSHDRIFLDNVCNKIFEIENKKLHKYDGNFSAFIIQKEMILKGEMKRYEKEQEKIKKMEEYIDRFRAGIKARQAKGRQKILDRIERMDDPVFNPQRMKLKFETDTITGDNVLKVNGISKSFDNKKVLNNVSFQLFRGERVGIIGKNGIGKSTLLKILVNKLKQDSGTVEFGSRVKVGYYDQNHMDLTPANNILQEINNSLNLTEEYLRTLAGAFLFSGDDVLKKVEKLSGGEKVRVSFLKLYMQRANFLILDEPTNHLDIYSIEVLEDALEDFDGTMLVVSHNRHFLDTVCNTIYYLDENGLTKFKGNYEDYKESLKNNKSNPTATDIETKEEQKLSYQEQKELSKKISKLKRDIAKLEEKMEKISKKREELNKDYEEAGRKNDVGKLMEIQEEFDRLDSDEMEMMEEWDSKSEELKGFEE from the coding sequence ATGAGTTTAGTGCAATTTAATAGGGTGTATAAGCAGTTTGCTGGGGAATATATATTGAAGGATATTAATTTTACGATTGAGGAGAAGGATAAGATTGGGCTTGTTGGGGTGAATGGAGCTGGGAAATCGACGATTATTCGGATGTTGCTTGATAGAGAGCGAATTGATGGGGCGGAAGATAATTTGAATGAAGTTGGGAATATTGTGAAAAGTGCTTCGATGAAAATTGGATATTTGTCGCAAAATCATGAATTTTCAGATGAAAAAAATACGATTTATGAAGAGATGATGTCGGTTTTTGCAGAAGAGAGGGAAATTTGGCATGAACTTCAGAAGGTTAATTTGCTTTTGGGAACGGCTGAAAATGATGAGCTGGAAAAATTGATTAATAAGTCTGCGGAGTTGTCGTCGCTTTATGAGGCGAAGGGCGGATATGATATTGAGTATAAGATAAAGCAGATTTTGACTGGGTTGGAGCTTACTGAGGAATATTACAATTTGGTGTTAAAAGATTTGAGTGGTGGAGAGCAAACTAGGGTTTCACTTGCAAAATTGCTGTTGTCTGAGCCAGATTTATTAATTTTAGATGAGCCGACAAACCATTTGGACTTGGTTTCAATTGAGTGGCTGGAAGATTATTTGAAACGGTATGCGAAGGCGTTTTTGCTTGTTTCACATGATAGAATTTTCTTGGATAATGTTTGTAACAAAATTTTTGAAATTGAGAATAAGAAATTGCATAAGTATGATGGGAATTTTTCTGCATTTATCATTCAAAAAGAGATGATTTTAAAAGGGGAAATGAAGCGTTACGAAAAAGAGCAGGAAAAAATTAAGAAAATGGAAGAATACATTGACAGATTCCGTGCTGGAATAAAGGCTAGACAGGCAAAAGGGCGACAAAAAATTCTAGATAGAATCGAGCGAATGGACGACCCTGTTTTTAATCCGCAAAGAATGAAATTGAAATTTGAAACAGATACGATTACTGGGGACAATGTTTTAAAAGTGAATGGAATTTCAAAAAGTTTCGACAACAAAAAAGTATTGAATAATGTGAGTTTTCAGCTATTCCGTGGCGAAAGAGTCGGAATTATTGGAAAAAATGGGATTGGAAAATCAACTTTGTTAAAAATTTTGGTAAATAAATTGAAGCAGGATTCAGGAACAGTTGAGTTTGGTTCTCGTGTAAAAGTCGGTTATTACGACCAAAATCACATGGATTTAACTCCAGCAAACAATATTTTGCAGGAAATTAATAATTCTCTAAATTTGACGGAAGAATATTTACGAACACTTGCGGGAGCTTTCTTGTTTTCAGGCGATGATGTTTTGAAAAAAGTAGAAAAATTGAGCGGTGGAGAAAAAGTTAGAGTTTCATTCTTAAAATTGTATATGCAAAGGGCGAATTTCCTAATTTTAGATGAGCCTACAAACCATCTGGATATTTACTCAATTGAAGTTTTGGAAGACGCATTAGAAGATTTTGACGGAACAATGCTTGTCGTATCGCATAATCGTCACTTTTTAGACACAGTTTGTAACACAATTTATTATCTTGATGAAAATGGTCTTACGAAATTTAAAGGAAATTACGAAGATTACAAGGAAAGTTTGAAAAATAATAAATCGAATCCGACTGCAACTGACATTGAGACCAAAGAAGAACAAAAATTGTCATATCAGGAGCAAAAGGAACTTTCTAAAAAAATTTCAAAATTGAAAAGAGATATTGCAAAATTGGAAGAAAAAATGGAGAAAATCTCGAAAAAACGGGAAGAATTGAATAAGGATTATGAAGAAGCTGGACGAAAAAATGATGTTGGAAAGTTGATGGAAATTCAGGAGGAATTTGATAGATTAGATAGTGACGAGATGGAAATGATGGAAGAGTGGGATTCGAAGAGTGAGGAATTGAAGGGATTTGAAGAATAG
- a CDS encoding HMA2 domain-containing protein codes for MLQSFYGVIQVKHYQNGRLRLQTEVLKDDEELKEEFLNNICKIEGINSVEVNSITGSILIYFDEKVIESSFLYLVVLRLLHLDEEALKNKPGRIKELLKQIFESADMAVYNKSKGYLDLRTLTAGIFIFYGIKKIWKVPGLPKGATLLWWASRLLSDEKRK; via the coding sequence ATGTTGCAAAGTTTTTATGGCGTTATTCAAGTGAAACATTATCAAAATGGACGTTTGCGATTGCAGACGGAAGTGTTAAAAGATGACGAAGAGTTGAAAGAGGAATTTTTAAATAATATTTGTAAAATAGAAGGAATAAATTCTGTGGAAGTTAATTCTATTACTGGAAGTATTCTGATTTATTTTGATGAAAAAGTTATTGAAAGTTCTTTTTTGTATTTGGTAGTGTTGAGATTGCTTCATTTGGATGAGGAAGCCTTGAAAAATAAACCTGGGAGAATAAAAGAGTTGTTAAAGCAGATATTTGAATCAGCAGATATGGCTGTTTATAACAAGAGTAAAGGTTATTTGGATTTGAGGACATTAACTGCAGGTATTTTTATTTTTTATGGAATAAAAAAAATATGGAAAGTTCCAGGATTACCTAAAGGAGCTACATTGTTATGGTGGGCTTCTAGACTTTTATCAGATGAGAAAAGAAAATAG
- the gpmA gene encoding 2,3-diphosphoglycerate-dependent phosphoglycerate mutase — protein sequence MKLVLIRHGESQWNLENKFTGWKDVDLSPKGVEEAKAGGKALREKGLVFDVAYTSYLKRAIKTLNYVLEELDELYIPIYKSWRLNERHYGALQGLNKAETAKKYGDDQVLIWRRSFDVAPPAIDKSSEYYPKSDRRYADLTDEEAPLGESLKDTIARVLPYWHSDISKSLKEGKNVIVAAHGNSLRALIKYLLNISDEDILKLNLTTGKPLIFEIDENLNVVSSPDSF from the coding sequence ATGAAATTAGTATTAATCAGACATGGTGAAAGCCAATGGAATTTGGAAAACAAATTTACTGGTTGGAAAGATGTGGATTTGAGTCCTAAAGGAGTTGAAGAAGCAAAAGCAGGAGGGAAAGCATTAAGAGAAAAAGGATTAGTTTTCGATGTTGCTTACACATCTTACTTAAAAAGAGCTATTAAAACTTTAAATTATGTTTTGGAAGAATTGGATGAATTGTATATTCCAATTTATAAATCTTGGAGATTGAATGAAAGACACTATGGTGCATTACAAGGATTAAACAAAGCAGAAACTGCTAAAAAATACGGAGATGATCAAGTTCTTATTTGGAGAAGAAGTTTTGATGTTGCACCACCTGCAATTGACAAATCAAGTGAATATTATCCAAAATCAGACAGAAGATATGCTGATTTAACTGATGAAGAAGCACCACTTGGAGAAAGTTTGAAAGATACAATCGCAAGAGTGTTACCTTACTGGCATTCAGATATTTCAAAAAGCTTAAAAGAAGGTAAAAACGTTATTGTAGCAGCTCATGGAAACAGCTTGAGAGCATTAATAAAATATTTGTTAAATATTTCAGATGAAGATATCTTGAAATTAAACTTAACAACTGGAAAACCATTAATTTTTGAAATAGATGAAAACTTGAACGTTGTTTCATCACCAGATTCATTTTAG